The Pochonia chlamydosporia 170 chromosome 1, whole genome shotgun sequence genome window below encodes:
- a CDS encoding ATP synthase subunit 4 mitochondrial precursor (similar to Metarhizium robertsii ARSEF 23 XP_007820512.1): MASRLARSAVGAPLLRPTLARRAIPAVSAAAVRHASNVPAEEPKKKAQSIIDSLPGSSLLSKTAFLSSAAGLSVYAISNEYYVMNEETIVAICLLAVWGGLIKYGGPGYKEWAESQNQKIKNILNSARADHTEAVKGRIEDVQQMTGVVDITKAMFEVSKETAKLEAQAYELEQQTALAAEAKAVLDSWVRYEGQVKQRQQKELAASIIAKVQKELENPKVLQQILQQSVADIEKIVSSKAQ; this comes from the exons GCGCTCCCCTTCTCCGACCTACCCTCGCCCGCCGAGCCATCCCAGCCGTGTCCGCAGCTGCTGTCCGCCACGCCAGCAACGTTCCCGCCGAGgagcccaagaagaaggcccaGAGCATCATCGACTCCCTCCCCGGAAGCAGCCTCCTCAGCAAGACTGCCTTCCTCAGCAGCGCCGCCGGTCTCAGCGTCTACGCCATCAGCAATGAGTACTACGTCATGAACGAGGAGACCATCGTGGCCATCTGCCTGCTGGCCGTTTGGGGAGGTCTCATCAAGTACGGCGGCCCCGGATACAAGGAGTGGGCTGagagccagaaccagaagATCAAGAACATCCTCAACAGCGCTCGTGCCGACCACACTGAGGCTGTCAAGGGCCGCATCGAGGACGTCCAGCAGATGACTGGTGTTGTCGACATCACCAAGGCCATGTTCGAGGTGTCCAAG GAAACCgccaagctcgaggctcAGGCTTACGAGCTCGAGCAGCAGACCGCCCTggccgccgaggccaaggccgTTCTCGACTCCTGGGTCCGTTACGAGGGCCAGGTCAAGCAGCGCCAGCAGAAGGAGCTCGCTGCCTCTATTATCGCCAAGGTCCagaaggagctggagaacCCCAAGGTCCTGCAGCAGATCCTGCAGCAAAGCGTTGCTGATATTGAGA AGATTGTCTCTTCCAAGGCCCAATAA
- a CDS encoding sister chromatid separation protein (Src1) (similar to Cordyceps militaris CM01 XP_006667476.1), protein MSDIDDYLQEGFDARSVTVPRLRSILVTHNVDYPSTAKKSQLVELVNDHVLSQAAKLRAQRARAKRSSLGFVNAGSAEDSNVWDEPDTRPRHSSARRSMSPRKSSGRVKVEPEVAESNILRSPRKRSSRSASRQLSHFDEDDGAASVASKSTRRSSRRTVTPQIKDESEPEEDYPLHSDRSNIHPEEEEDDDDDDEHDESVFTDDNPFQSGSSPPPVITPSNRRRTVGDGATRSAQSARRRTDGFTDRSKKPRASEISAPKLRQRSPEFALEPGEEFTADEQLELEEAQSTGEVVPVSRKSRAPARQTSVLTPLFVLLMALLGAYGAWYRQEKLAVGYCGLGREAKSLLPPEITVPDAVLPFVEPQCEPCPPNAYCSEGFTVTCDKGFIQKPHPLSFGGLVPLPPTCEPDSEQERRVQAVADKAVEELRERRAKYECGDLVDEAGQQENSPAIAEEELKEAVSKKRNKRLSDQEFDDLWDKAIGKVTTRDEIEVQVDTTTKPTGASNLPVRRLSSTSLARLSLTCAIKRSIWLGLARYRLAIGFLIFLALGSLNVRSRYRRHVATSAQVPALVDLVLQRLADQRELGEEDLDDPWLFLPNLRDDVLRSIHALSERERIWQRVRAVVEQNSNVRTGQRQGRSGEVGRAWEWIGPTKGEGARRRRSGRVSWLPESKEETPDSKDMIETRKWEESRPIY, encoded by the exons ATGTCCGACATCGATGATTACCTTCAAGAGGGCTTCGATGCCCGCAGTGTGACCGTACCGCGCCTGCGATCCATCCTCGTCACGCATAACGTGGATTATCCCTCTACGGCGAAGAAGAGTCAGTTAGTCGAGCTGGTCAATGATCACGTTTTGTCACAAGCGGCCAAGCTACGAGCGCAAAGAGCCAGAGCAAAACGATCTAGCTTGGGCTTCGTCAATGCCGGCAGTGCAGAGGACTCTAATGTCTGGGACGAGCCCGATACGCGCCCTCGCCATTCGTCTGCTCGCAGGTCGATGTCACCAAGGAAGAGCTCTGGTAGGGTTAAGGTCGAACCCGAGGTAGCGGAGTCCAACATTCTTCGTAGCCCACGCAAGCGCAGCTCAAGATCTGCCAGTCGGCAACTATCACATtttgatgaagatgatggcgctGCATCTGTAGCTTCAAAATCGACGCGTCGAAGCAGCAGAAGGACTGTGACACCTCAAATCAAGGATGAGTCGGAGCCGGAGGAAGACTATCCATTGCATTCAGATCGGTCGAATATTCATCcggaagaggaggaagacgacgacgacgacgacgaacaTGACGAGTCTGTGTTTACAGACGATAACCCTTTCCAAAGCGGAAGCTCGCCGCCGCCTGTAATCACTCCAAGCAACCGACGACGCACTGTAGGGGATGGTGCCACTCGAAGCGCGCAATCCGCCAGAAGGCGGACGGATGGCTTCACTGATCGAAGCAAGAAGCCCAGAGCCTCGGAGATTTCAGCGCCTAAGTTGCGGCAAAGATCTCCTGAATTCGCCTTGGAGCCTGGTGAGGAGTTTACCGCTGATGAGCAGCTGGAATTGGAAGAGGCTCAGAGCACCGGTGAAGTCGTCCCCGTTTCGCGCAAGAGCCGCGCACCAGCTCGCCAAACAAGCGTCCTGACACCCCTCTTCGTCCTTCTTATGGCACTTCTTGGCGCTTATGGCGCTTGGTATCGACAGGAGAAGCTCGCTGTAGGATACTGCGGCCTTGGCAGAGAGGCAAAGTCACTCCTCCCACCAGAAATCACCGTTCCCGATGCGGTGCTGCCTTTTGTCGAACCTCAATGCGAGCCATGCCCTCCGAATGCATATTGTTCTGAGGGATTCACTGTTACCTGTGACAAAGGATTCATCCAGAAGCCTCACCCACTGTCGTTTGGCGGGCTTGTCCCCCTTCCACCGACATGTGAGCCTGACAGCGAGCAGGAACGCCGAGTTCAGGCCGTAGCTGACAAGGCCGTTGAGGAGCTTAGAGAACGCCGAGCCAAGTACGAGTGTGgtgacttggttgatgaagctggacaACAGGAAAATTCGCCTGCGATTGCAGAGGAAGAGTTGAAAGAGGCCGTCagcaagaagagaaacaaaagatTGAGTGATCAAGAGTTTGACGATCTGTGGGACAAGGCTATTGGCAAAGTCACGACTCGAGATGAGATTGAGGTTCAAGTCGACACAACAACCAA ACCTACCGGTGCATCCAATCTTCCAGTCAGAAGGCTTTCGTCAACCTCTCTCGCTCGCCTTTCGCTCACCTGCGCCATCAAGCGCTCAATCTGGCTCGGACTGGCAAGATATCGACTCGCAATTGGATTTCTGATCTTCTTAGCCCTCGGAAGTTTAAACGTACGTTCACGTTATCGTCGCCATGTTGCGACCTCTGCCCAGGTTCCAGCCCTGGTAGACTTGGTCTTGCAGCGACTGGCGGATCAGCGGGAgcttggagaagaggatCTTGACGATCCCTGGCTCTTCTTGCCGAACCTGAGAGATGACGTTCTAAGGTCTATTCACGCTCTCTCCGAGCGCGAGAGAATCTGGCAAAGGGTTAGAGCCGTCGTAGAGCAGAATAGCAACGTCCGCACAGGCCAAAGACAGGGCCGCAGCGGGGAAGTTGGGCGCGCTTGGGAGTGGATTGGCCCTACCAAGGGCGAGGGTGCGAGAAGACGGCGTAGTGGGAGAGTTTCGTGGCTACCAGAGTCGAAAGAGGAGACGCCGGACTCCAAAGACATGATTGAGACGAGGAAATGGGAAGAGTCGAGGCCGATTTATTAA